One part of the Bacillus sp. FJAT-27916 genome encodes these proteins:
- a CDS encoding GrpB family protein — protein sequence MTKSIVEIETYDSSWENQFEREKQGIEEVLGQYAVMIEHIGSTSVRGLAAKPIIDIMVGTVDIEDAALFAGPLCEIGYEYVPKPAFESKGRFFFRKGVWGKGTCHLHVCKWNGSEWRDKLMFRDYLRAHPEAAAEYASLKRQLAIKHKDERSAYTKEKEPFIQAILLKVRDLRRPNMFVKIYEYHIQKEKEALFLDIQEKVRALYQEYVSCDVMLLKSLDDETKWVEVSKYDNEDAYQNAIQIINKERAVQALFKAFEGCLVADKAEISEQNYIRMS from the coding sequence ATGACAAAGTCAATTGTTGAAATAGAGACTTATGATTCCAGTTGGGAGAATCAATTTGAGAGAGAGAAGCAAGGGATTGAAGAGGTACTCGGACAGTATGCAGTCATGATTGAACATATCGGAAGTACTTCTGTGAGAGGGCTCGCAGCGAAGCCGATTATCGACATAATGGTCGGCACTGTTGATATAGAGGATGCGGCGTTATTTGCAGGACCTTTATGTGAAATAGGGTATGAATATGTTCCTAAACCTGCGTTTGAGAGTAAGGGGAGATTTTTCTTTCGCAAAGGTGTGTGGGGCAAAGGAACCTGTCACTTGCATGTATGTAAATGGAATGGCAGTGAATGGAGGGATAAGCTGATGTTTCGCGATTACCTCCGGGCGCATCCAGAAGCAGCTGCCGAATATGCGTCCTTGAAACGGCAGCTTGCCATAAAGCATAAAGATGAACGATCTGCTTATACGAAAGAAAAGGAGCCCTTCATTCAAGCAATCCTTTTGAAGGTCAGAGATCTAAGGAGGCCTAATATGTTTGTGAAAATATACGAATATCACATACAGAAAGAGAAAGAGGCCCTTTTCTTAGACATCCAAGAGAAGGTGAGGGCTCTCTATCAGGAGTATGTGAGCTGCGATGTCATGCTCTTGAAAAGCCTGGATGACGAAACGAAGTGGGTAGAGGTTTCGAAATATGACAATGAGGATGCGTATCAGAATGCCATCCAAATAATCAATAAAGAACGAGCTGTCCAAGCTTTGTTTAAGGCATTTGAAGGGTGCTTAGTTGCAGATAAAGCGGAGATTAGCGAACAGAATTATATACGAATGTCTTAA
- the purQ gene encoding phosphoribosylformylglycinamidine synthase subunit PurQ, translated as MKFAVIVFPGSNCDIDMYHAVVDELGEEAEYVWHTETSLDGFDAVLLPGGFSYGDYLRCGAIARFSPIMEAVKKAAEAGKPILGVCNGFQVLLEAGLLPGAMQRNAGLKFICRPQELVVEQTDSPFTSCYEEGEIITIPIAHGEGNYYCDDATLQQLKDQNRILFTYNGNPNGSHENIAGIMNEKKNVLGMMPHPERAVSSMLGSDDGLKLFKSIVQYWRESHVVNA; from the coding sequence GTGAAATTTGCCGTAATCGTCTTCCCAGGATCGAATTGTGATATTGATATGTATCATGCTGTTGTAGATGAATTGGGTGAAGAGGCTGAGTATGTCTGGCATACGGAAACAAGTCTTGATGGCTTTGATGCGGTCTTGCTTCCAGGCGGATTTTCGTACGGGGATTACCTGCGCTGTGGTGCTATTGCTCGCTTCTCGCCCATTATGGAGGCAGTCAAGAAGGCGGCAGAGGCCGGTAAGCCTATTCTTGGCGTTTGCAATGGGTTCCAGGTGCTTCTTGAGGCGGGTCTTCTCCCGGGTGCGATGCAGCGGAATGCAGGTCTGAAATTTATCTGCCGTCCGCAGGAGCTGGTAGTAGAGCAGACGGATTCACCATTCACTTCCTGCTATGAAGAAGGTGAGATTATCACGATTCCTATCGCCCATGGGGAAGGGAATTATTATTGTGATGATGCGACCTTGCAGCAATTAAAGGACCAAAACCGTATCCTGTTCACTTATAATGGCAATCCGAACGGAAGCCATGAGAATATCGCCGGAATCATGAACGAGAAGAAGAATGTTCTTGGCATGATGCCTCACCCGGAGCGGGCTGTTTCATCCATGCTTGGCAGTGATGACGGGCTGAAGCTATTTAAATCTATTGTCCAATATTGGAGGGAATCCCATGTCGTTAATGCTTGA
- the purC gene encoding phosphoribosylaminoimidazolesuccinocarboxamide synthase: protein MIQGELLYEGKAKRIYATESPEIVLVQYKDSATAFNGEKFATIDGKGQLNNQITSLLFQELRKSGVESHFVEQISKNEQLVKRVSIIPLEVVVRNVSAGSFAKRVGMDEGIPLKRPIVEFYYKDDALGDPLITEDHINILELASEADVAELKEKALLINQKLLELFASVGIRLIDFKLEFGKDRHGHILLADEISPDTCRLWDEVSNEKLDKDVFRRELGSLTDAYEKILEKLEGLQNV, encoded by the coding sequence GTGATACAAGGTGAACTTCTTTATGAAGGCAAGGCGAAACGTATTTATGCAACAGAAAGCCCAGAGATTGTGCTTGTTCAGTATAAAGATTCAGCAACAGCTTTTAATGGAGAGAAATTCGCAACCATTGATGGCAAGGGCCAGCTGAACAACCAGATTACAAGTCTGCTATTTCAAGAGCTTCGTAAATCAGGAGTCGAGTCTCATTTCGTGGAGCAGATTTCAAAGAATGAACAGCTCGTCAAACGTGTGAGCATTATTCCTCTAGAGGTGGTTGTCCGCAATGTGTCAGCCGGAAGCTTTGCCAAAAGAGTCGGCATGGACGAAGGCATTCCGTTAAAGCGTCCGATTGTGGAGTTTTATTATAAGGATGATGCACTCGGCGACCCGCTGATTACAGAGGATCATATCAATATTCTCGAACTTGCGAGTGAAGCTGATGTGGCTGAATTGAAGGAGAAGGCTTTGCTGATTAATCAGAAGCTTTTAGAGCTGTTTGCCTCTGTGGGAATTAGATTAATTGATTTCAAGCTTGAATTTGGCAAGGATCGTCACGGTCATATCTTATTAGCGGATGAAATTTCACCCGATACGTGCCGCCTATGGGATGAGGTTTCAAACGAGAAATTGGATAAAGATGTGTTCCGCCGGGAATTAGGCAGCCTAACTGATGCATACGAAAAAATACTAGAAAAGCTGGAGGGCCTCCAAAATGTATAA
- a CDS encoding NETI motif-containing protein — protein sequence MVSHLSKKGRVVLAKPKKQRFELMDNETIDACLDRMKREGYFPVKRVEKPIFKEVISGGNTEYVPVSRQIIFEGKLME from the coding sequence ATGGTGAGTCATTTAAGTAAGAAAGGACGAGTAGTATTGGCGAAGCCGAAGAAGCAGCGTTTTGAGCTGATGGACAACGAGACGATCGATGCGTGTTTGGATCGGATGAAAAGAGAAGGATATTTTCCGGTGAAGCGGGTGGAGAAGCCGATTTTCAAGGAAGTGATTTCTGGAGGGAATACGGAATATGTGCCGGTTTCGAGGCAGATTATCTTTGAAGGAAAGTTAATGGAGTAG
- the purB gene encoding adenylosuccinate lyase, with product MIERYTRPEMGAIWTEENRFKAWLEVEILACEAWAELGAIPKEDVKALRENASFDVSRIKEIEAETRHDVVAFTRAVSETLGEERKWVHYGLTSTDVVDTALSYLLKQANEILLADVERFIAILEEKAKEHKYTVMMGRTHGVHAEPTTFGLKLALWVEEMKRNQERLKAAAKNVEFGKISGAVGTYANIDPFVEQYVCEKLGISASPISTQTLQRDRHAQYMSTLALVATSIEKFATEIRGLQKSETREVEEFFAKGQKGSSAMPHKRNPIGSENMTGLARVIRGHMVTAYENVTLWHERDISHSSAERIILPDATILLNYMLNRFGNIVKNLTVFPENMKRNMERTFGLIYSQRVLLALIDKGLSREKAYDTVQPKAMEAWEKQVQFRQLLDEDEVITSYLSKEELDDCFDYNYHLKNVDLIFDRLGL from the coding sequence ATGATTGAACGTTATACAAGACCTGAAATGGGAGCTATTTGGACGGAGGAGAACCGTTTCAAGGCTTGGCTGGAAGTAGAAATCTTAGCGTGTGAGGCATGGGCTGAGCTGGGCGCAATCCCGAAAGAGGACGTCAAGGCACTTCGGGAGAATGCATCCTTTGATGTGAGCCGCATTAAGGAAATTGAAGCGGAAACACGCCATGATGTGGTCGCTTTCACACGTGCGGTTTCTGAAACGCTTGGTGAGGAGCGGAAATGGGTGCATTACGGCCTTACTTCTACCGATGTGGTGGATACGGCGCTATCTTATTTGCTGAAGCAGGCCAATGAAATCTTGCTTGCGGATGTAGAGCGTTTCATCGCTATTCTAGAGGAAAAGGCGAAGGAGCATAAATACACCGTTATGATGGGGCGCACGCATGGAGTACATGCAGAGCCGACGACCTTTGGTTTAAAGCTTGCTCTATGGGTGGAGGAAATGAAACGTAATCAAGAGCGCTTGAAGGCAGCAGCGAAGAATGTAGAGTTCGGAAAAATCTCCGGTGCGGTTGGTACGTATGCGAATATCGACCCGTTTGTTGAACAGTATGTATGCGAAAAGCTTGGCATTTCCGCTTCACCGATTTCCACCCAAACCTTGCAGCGTGACCGCCATGCTCAATATATGTCTACGCTCGCACTTGTGGCGACATCCATTGAGAAGTTCGCGACTGAAATCCGCGGATTGCAAAAGAGTGAGACACGTGAAGTGGAGGAGTTCTTCGCGAAAGGGCAGAAAGGTTCCTCTGCGATGCCGCATAAACGCAATCCAATTGGCTCTGAGAATATGACAGGTCTTGCACGTGTTATTAGGGGCCATATGGTTACAGCCTATGAGAATGTGACACTTTGGCATGAAAGAGATATCTCTCATTCCTCAGCGGAGCGCATTATTCTTCCGGATGCAACAATCCTGTTAAACTATATGCTGAACCGTTTCGGCAATATTGTTAAGAACTTAACGGTATTCCCGGAAAACATGAAACGTAATATGGAGCGCACCTTCGGCTTGATTTACTCCCAGCGTGTCCTTCTAGCGTTGATTGATAAAGGCTTATCCAGAGAGAAGGCGTATGATACTGTACAGCCGAAAGCAATGGAGGCGTGGGAAAAGCAGGTTCAATTCAGACAGCTGCTTGATGAGGATGAAGTCATTACAAGCTACTTGTCCAAAGAGGAATTGGATGATTGCTTTGACTATAACTATCACTTGAAGAATGTGGACTTAATTTTTGACCGATTAGGGCTTTAA
- the purK gene encoding 5-(carboxyamino)imidazole ribonucleotide synthase, producing the protein MNLTEQMRVILPGQTIGIIGGGQLGRMMALAAKQSGFKIAVLDPTPNSPCGQVADVEITAAFHDANALEQLAEMSDVVTFEFENIDADSLDGIAEKVWIPQGTDILRITQDRILEKRAIEKSGVRVAPFAEVYDREDLDQALQVIGFPSVLKTARGGYDGKGQLVLWSEVDLQQAGDILAHGHCVLEQFIPFEKEISVIVTRKADGEFRVFPVVENIHVNNILHETIAPARISEAAQGAAIDMAYQLAVSLDLVGTLAIEMFLVSEDEILINELAPRPHNSGHYSIEACVTSQFEQHIRAVCNWPLGQTEMHMNAVMVNVLGEHVDGVIGAIVENPEWKVHFYGKEEAKTGRKMGHITILNPDPSEVLEELELTKIWTNKSMIK; encoded by the coding sequence ATGAACTTGACTGAGCAGATGAGGGTGATTTTGCCGGGACAGACAATTGGAATCATTGGCGGAGGTCAGCTTGGGAGAATGATGGCATTGGCAGCGAAGCAATCAGGCTTTAAGATTGCGGTCCTTGATCCAACGCCGAACAGCCCATGCGGACAGGTGGCCGATGTTGAGATTACCGCAGCCTTTCATGATGCGAATGCATTGGAGCAGCTTGCTGAGATGAGCGATGTCGTCACATTTGAGTTTGAGAATATTGATGCGGATTCCCTTGATGGAATTGCTGAGAAGGTATGGATTCCGCAAGGGACGGATATTTTGCGAATCACGCAGGACCGAATCCTTGAGAAGCGGGCAATTGAGAAATCTGGCGTAAGAGTGGCGCCATTTGCTGAGGTATATGATCGTGAGGATTTGGATCAGGCACTGCAAGTGATTGGTTTCCCTTCTGTTTTGAAAACGGCTAGAGGCGGCTATGATGGGAAGGGACAGCTTGTTTTATGGAGTGAAGTTGACCTTCAACAGGCAGGGGATATTCTGGCACATGGTCATTGTGTGCTTGAACAGTTCATTCCTTTCGAGAAGGAGATCTCCGTCATTGTGACGAGGAAAGCGGATGGAGAGTTCAGGGTCTTCCCAGTTGTGGAGAATATTCATGTAAACAATATCCTGCATGAGACGATTGCGCCGGCAAGAATCAGCGAGGCGGCACAGGGAGCTGCGATTGATATGGCGTATCAGCTGGCCGTATCGCTTGATTTAGTTGGAACCCTTGCGATTGAAATGTTCTTAGTTAGTGAGGACGAAATACTCATTAATGAGCTTGCTCCTAGACCGCATAATTCCGGGCATTATTCCATCGAGGCATGTGTTACCTCACAGTTTGAGCAGCATATCCGGGCAGTTTGCAATTGGCCGCTCGGGCAGACAGAGATGCACATGAATGCCGTGATGGTTAATGTGCTTGGGGAGCATGTGGACGGCGTTATCGGTGCAATTGTGGAAAACCCGGAATGGAAGGTCCATTTCTACGGGAAAGAGGAAGCAAAGACCGGCCGGAAAATGGGACATATCACGATTTTAAATCCGGATCCTTCAGAGGTCCTCGAAGAGCTTGAGTTAACAAAGATTTGGACAAATAAAAGCATGATTAAATAG
- the purS gene encoding phosphoribosylformylglycinamidine synthase subunit PurS: MYKVKVYVTLRESVLDPQGTAVQKSLNTMNYREVKDVRIGKYMELSLEKSDRDLDEVIQSMCEKLLVNTVIEDYRYEVEEVAVK, encoded by the coding sequence ATGTATAAAGTGAAAGTTTATGTGACTTTACGTGAAAGTGTGCTAGATCCTCAAGGTACTGCTGTTCAGAAATCTCTGAATACCATGAATTATCGAGAAGTTAAGGATGTCCGTATCGGCAAATATATGGAGCTCTCTTTGGAGAAATCTGATCGGGATTTGGATGAAGTGATTCAGAGCATGTGTGAAAAATTACTGGTCAATACCGTGATAGAGGATTACCGCTATGAGGTTGAGGAGGTAGCAGTGAAGTGA
- the purE gene encoding 5-(carboxyamino)imidazole ribonucleotide mutase gives MNPQVGVIMGSISDWETMKYACEILDMFEVEYEKKVVSAHRTPDLMFEYAGSARHRGLKVIIAGAGGAAHLPGMVAAKTNLPVIGVPVQSKALNGLDSLLSIVQMPGGVPVATVSIGTAGAKNAGLLAVKILGTFEQGLAEKLEEYTLKLQKQSMESCDELD, from the coding sequence ATGAACCCTCAGGTTGGAGTCATCATGGGAAGCATCTCAGATTGGGAAACGATGAAATATGCTTGTGAGATCTTGGATATGTTTGAAGTGGAGTATGAGAAGAAGGTTGTTTCGGCGCATCGGACGCCGGATCTCATGTTTGAATACGCAGGCAGTGCCCGTCATAGAGGCTTAAAGGTGATTATTGCCGGTGCGGGCGGTGCAGCTCATTTGCCTGGAATGGTAGCGGCGAAGACGAACTTGCCGGTCATTGGTGTACCCGTGCAGTCAAAGGCATTGAATGGCTTGGATTCCTTGCTGTCCATCGTGCAGATGCCAGGAGGGGTTCCGGTAGCGACGGTTTCAATCGGCACGGCAGGTGCGAAAAATGCTGGGCTACTTGCGGTGAAGATCCTTGGCACGTTTGAACAGGGATTAGCCGAGAAGCTTGAGGAGTATACGTTGAAGCTGCAAAAACAATCGATGGAAAGTTGTGATGAACTTGACTGA